The window CACGGTGGGATATCATTTCTTTTCATATTAACTCCTTATTTTTAATATATTTATTTTAGATGTGATTGCGAGAATCAGAAATGACTTGGTAAATCCATTCATCAATCTCACTTTCAATAAAAGCTATCGAACGCAATCCGGTTTTTACTTGCTTAGGAAATTTACCTTCTCTTATTAGGGTATATATCCACGTTTTACCATAACCAGTTCTTCTTTTTACTTCCGGTAAGCGAATCAGTTTCGGATGTTTGTCTGTTTTGATTTGAACCATATTTATCTCCTGTGTTGTTCGATGGAGATAATTCTAGGATTTTGGCTGGTTTTAAACTAGGGATGTTCACCAACCGTGAGTTTCGCGGAAATTTTGGAGGGATACTCTTTATAGGGACGTTCGCAGATTGTGAACATCCCTTGTGTTTACTTTTTGTTTTTATCCGTAGCTTTATCGTTAAATGTAATAACTTCAGTGATCTTCCAATCCTTTAACATATTGTTTTTAATATAGAAATCATTTAAAACCTTAAAGTACTCATCCTTATCGAGATAACTTTTCGCGTAATCATAATCAGTATCTTTGATGTTATCACGGCTCCGAACCCCACCAGTACCATGTAGAATGTCAGCTAAGATGTTGAAAGGTATGTTCTTACTTTCGTTATAGAGCTGTTCCCATGAGATCAAATCCATCAAAGGGATGACTTTGTAATCAAGTATTCTTTCAAAGGTCTTATGACCAAACCTAAACTTTCGTTTCGGGGGTTTAGGCGTTTTTAGGTGCTTTTGCCATAGAGCAATCAGCACTTGCAGGTGTTCTGCGAGATCATCACTGCTGGCTTCTTCCAAGTCAATTTCAATCAGCATCTTGTTAGCTGGGTTCATCCCCCCCTGTTTCAGATACTCAGAGATGTAGTCGGAACTCACTGCAACAGGATCTGTTTGCTCTGAAGTCTCCAGATGATACATAGCCCGTCCATAGTTGAACAATGAAGTTCTGGTCATCGGCCTGACAGCATAGCTATGTGACAGTCTCTGATTGTCTGAAATCCATTCTGATTCAAGTATCGCATCACCACACTGGATTTTTGCCTCATGGTATATAGCCTGCATTTGATTACTTTTGCCTGCTGTATCCCATTGCTGCCTCGTTTTGTAAGCAAGCATCCGTCTTTCAAGCTCAGCATAAATTTGTTCTAAGGTGAGGTCTTTCAGGCCATCATATCGGCGTACATCAAACCAAGATAACGCTGTCCTGATTTCTTCCATTTCCTTTTGTGTAGTCATTTTTCTACCGATTGCTTTTATGTTTTATAAAAGTTAACCCATTCAACATGATAGAGAAAGTGAAAAAGAGGGGGCGGGTTTTCAAAATGCTGTGAGAGCAGATAAGTGACCTTGGAGGCCAATGCTTCAATCTTGACTAAACATCTTTTATTTACTAAAAAATAACTAATTGTTTTATATTAATTACTTTTTCCGTAATAACGACAACATCATGTTGATAATGAAAGCAAGGCAAGACGCATATAGTTAGAAGGTTATGACAACAACTAATTGTTTTTAATTGACATTTCAATGATAGAAAAACAATAATGATGGTAAATATGTTGGTAAATAATCGTGCGACTTTCACAACACCACTAATAACAGGAGACATAGATGAAGTTCGAGTCCAGTCAGAGGAGCCAAATTTAAGAAGCCTGCTTAGGAAACTAAGCAGGCTTTTTGTTTTTCTACTTTCTCTTTCGTCCTATTTGTCATCTTACTCCGTTGTAACAGATAAAATCGTTTTCTCTTCCCGCCTGTCGCGGTAGTCTCATCACAGTCGCTAATATATCGACTGCAATGTGCGTAACCTTATTCCAATACTAATAACAAAAAATCAGTACAGACAGGATAGCTATGGATTCCACCCTCATCTCCGCGAGTCCTCAGGAGGACTCCTCTTTACATCATCGCGATCGCGCTCGACGTGCCGCACTGGGCAGCTTCGCCGGTGCCGTGGTCGATTGGTATGATTTTCTGCTGTATGGCATCACCGCCGCGTTAGTCTTTAACCGCGAGTTTTTCCCGCAAGTCAGCCCGGCGATGGGCACGCTCGCGGCCTTTGCCACCTTTGGTGTCGGATTTTTATTCCGCCCATTAGGCGGAGTTATCTTCGGTCACTTCGGCGATCGTCTTGGCCGCAAACGTATGCTGATGCTTACCGTCTGGGTGATGGGTATTGCCACGGCGTTGATTGGCATCATCCCCTCTTTTGACACTATCGGTTGGTGGGCTCCAGTACTGCTGGTAACACTACGCGCCATTCAGGGTTTTGCCGTCGGCGGCGAATGGGGCGGGGCGGCGTTACTCTCTGTCGAAAGCGCGCCAAAAAATAAAAAAGCCTTCTACAGCAGCGGCGTGCAGGTGGGTTATGGCGTTGGCCTATTGCTCTCGACCGGATTGGTTTCGCTGATCAGTTCACAAACAACCGATGAGCAGTTCCTGAGTTGGGGCTGGCGCATCCCATTCCTGTTCAGCATCGTGCTGGTACTTGGTGCATTATGGATGCGTAACCGCATGGATGAATCAGCTGAGTTCGAGCAGCAAAAACAGGAACCTCTGCCCGAGAAAAAGCGGCTGCCGGTCGTTGAGGCGTTAATCCGCCATCCGGGCGCATTTTTAAAGATAATCGCCCTGCGCCTGTGTGAGCTGCTGACCATGTATATCGTCACCGCGTTTGCACTCAACTATTCCACGCAAAATCTGGGTCTACCGCGCGAGCTATTTCTGAATATCGGTCTGTTAGTTGGTGGGTTGAGCTGTCTGACCATCCCCTGTTTCGCCTGGCTTGCTGACCGCTTCGGCCGCCGACGGGTCTACATTACCGGCGCTCTGGTCGGCACGCTCTGTGCCTTTCCGTTCTTTATGGCCCTTGAGGCACAGTCTATCTTTTGGATTGTATTCTTCGCCATTATGCTGGCAAACATCGCCCACGACATGGTGGTCTGCGTGCAACAGCCAATGTTTACCGGGTTGTTTGGCGCCAGTTACCGTTACAGCGGTGCTGGCGTTGGCTATCAGGTAGCCAGCGTCGTTGGCGGCGGCTTTACCCCGTTTATTGCCGCGGCACTGGTGACCTTCTCGGGCGGAAACTGGCACAGCGTAGCCATATACCTGATGGCGGGGTGTCTTATTTCTGCCGCGACCGCAATTCTGATGAAAGATAAACCACACGGCTAAGCCGTTCTGCGAAGGCCGTTCGGCCTTCGCAGATTCTTCCTTAACGTCTGACTTTTGTTTCACATTCCTGTGACATACTATCGGGAGAGCAGCACATCTGTGGAACAAGGAGACAGACATGAACAATAAGGGCTCCAGCCTGACCCCGGCTCAGGCACTGGATAAACTGGACGCATTGTATGAGCAATCAGTTAAGGCTCTGCGTAGCGCCATTGGTAAGTACATTGAAACCGGGACGCTTCCTGACATCATCGCCCGAGATAAAGGTCTTTTTGTTTACCCTTCACTTTCTGTGACCTGGGATGGCAGCGCAACGAATCCTCCAAAAACACGCGCCTATGGCCGTTTTACCCATGCTGGCTGCTATACCACGACCATTACTCGCCCGTCTCTGTTCCGACCTTATCTTGAAGAACAGCTCACCCTGCTGTACCAGGATTACGATGCGCATATCTCTGTCGAACCGTCCCAGCACGAGATCCCCTACCCCTACGTGATAGACGGTTCTGAGTTGACGCTCGACCGCTCCATGAGCGCCGGATTAACGCGCCATTTCCCCACTACCGAACTGTCGCAGATTGGCGATGAAACCGCGGATGGAACATTTCACCCGGCAGAATTTTCTCCCCTGTCGCACTTCGACGCCCGACGCGTTGATTTTTCACTTGCACGCCTGCGCCATTACACCGGCACACCGGTAGAACATTTTCAGCCCTTCGTACTGTTCACCAACTACACTCGCTATGTCGATGAGTTTGTGCGCTGGGGCTGTAGCCAGATCCTCGACCCGGACAGTCCGTATATTGCGCTGTCATGCGCAGGTGGAATTTGGATTACCGCAGAAACTGAGGCACCGGAAGAGGCTATTTCCGATCTTGCCTGGAAGAAGCACCAGATGCCCGCCTGGCATTTAATCACCGCCGACGGTCAGGGGATCACACTGGTGAATATCGGCGTTGGCCCGTCAAACGCCAAAACCATTTGCGATCACCTGGCGGTCCTGCGTCCTGACGTCTGGCTAATGATTGGGCACTGTGGCGGCCTGCGTGAGAGCCAGGCCATAGGTGATTACGTTCTCGCCCACGCCTACCTACGCGACGACCACGTGCTGGATGCCGTACTGCCGCCAGATATTCCGATTCCGAGCATCGCCGAAGTCCAGCGCGCGCTGTATGACGCCACCAAAGAGGTCAGCGGCATGCCCGGTGAAGAGGTCAAACAGCGACTGCGTACCGGCACCGTCGTCACCACTGACGACCGTAACTGGGAGCTACGCTATTCTGCCTCTGCGCTGCGTTTTAACCTCAGTCGTGCCGTCGCTATCGATATGGAGAGCGCCACGATTGCCGCGCAGGGTTACCGTTTCCGCGTACCTTACGGCACCCTGCTTTGCGTCTCCGATAAACCGCTGCACGGAGAGATTAAACTGCCAGGCCAGGCCAACCGTTTTTATGAAGGTGCAATTTCCGAGCATCTGCAAATCGGTATTCGGGCAATCGATCGGCTTCGCGCCGAAGGCGATCGCCTGCATTCCCGCAAACTACGTACGTTCAACGAACCGCCGTTCCGTTAAGGCCTGAAGGTAACTATGCATAACTCAACGCCCCTTTCCGCCCTGCGCAATCTCCTGTTAGCACAGGGACTGGATGGTATGATTGTTCCACGCGCCGACGCTCATCAGAGTGAGGATTGCACACCACACGACAATAAACTGGCCTGGCTTACCGGCTTTAGCGGCTCAGCCGGTCTGGCACTGGTGCTTCGCGATCGCGCATTGATGTTTGTCGATGGACGTTACCAGGTCCAGGTCCGTAACGAAGTCTCCCTGGACGATTTCGAGATTCATCATTTACACGACGAGCCGCTAGCCGATTATTTGCAGACGCATGTGCCAGCAGGTACCCGCATTGGCTTTGAGCCTCTGCTGATGGTCAACAGCCAGTTTGAGGCGCTTTCGGCCACTCATTGCGAACTGGTCGCGCTGGAAACCGACCCCTTCGATACAGTTTGGCTCGACCGTCCGGCAGCCCCCTGCGGCATCATCCGCGAAATGCCCATTGAGATCAGCGGCGAAAGCAGTGCACAGAAACGCGCACGGATCGTCGAGCAACTTGCTCAGCAACAGGCTGACTTTCTGGCAATCACCCTGCCCGATAACATCGCCTGGCTGCTCAATGTGCGCGGTTCAGATCTCAATATGGTTCCGGTGCCTTTTTCGTTTGCCTTGCTGCATCGCAGTGGTGAACTGGAGTGGTTTGTGGATGCCAACAAAACGCAGCAGTTACCCGAAGCGCTACTGAACGCATTAACGATTTCGCCACAAGAGGATTTTCTGTCTCGCTGCCAGCAACTTGCCCACGGGAAACGCTTCCTGGTCGATAAAGACTATGCACCGGTTGCACTGCGATTCGCCATTGAACAGCACGGTGGCGAACTCCTCTGGGCACCCGATCCCATAACGCTTATCAAAGCACATAAAAATGACACAGAACTGGCGGGTTATCGCGAATGTCATGAGCAGGATGGTGCCGCTTGGGTGAACTTCCTCGCCTGGCTGGCGCATGAAGTCCCCTTACGTGAGGCTGCGGGTAATCCGGTAACCGAACTGGAAGCCCAGGAAAAACAGTTGGCGTTTCGCCAGCAGCAGCCTGGGTTTATTGAGCAAAGTTTTGGTACGATCTCAGCATCAGCCAGCAATGCGGCAATGTGTCATTATCATTCCAGCGAAAAAACCAATACCCCCATCACCTCTCAGGCGATGTATTTAAATGATTCTGGTGGTCAGTATCAGAACGGCACTACGGATACAACGCGCACCCTCGCCTTTGGCCCGCAGGATCCACAGCGTCGACTGCATTACACTGCAGTGCTGAAAGGCTTTTTATCGCTGATCACGTTGCAATTCCCGAGCGGTACTCAGGGGCATCAACTGGATGCGTTTAGCCGTCGGGCACTTTGGGCGCTGGGCCTGGATTACGATCATGGCACCGGCCACGGTGTCGGACATCAGTTGTTGATCCACGAGCAGCCGCACCGCATTGCGAAGAAAGTGAATCCCTGGCCTCTGGTTGCGGGCAACATTATTACCATCGAACCAGGATATTATCTGGCCGGACAATACGGTATCCGTATTGAGAATCAGGTGGAAATTATCGACAGTCGCCCTGGCTTTTGCCGCTTCTCCACGTTGACGCTAGTGCCCATTGATTTGAATCTGGTTGAGTTGCATCTGCTGAGCGAGAGCGAAAAGCAGTGGATTGATGATTACCATCAGCAAGTCAGAGAAACCTTGTCACCGCGCGTAAACAGTGATGCTCGTCCATGGCTATTTGCTGCCACCGCGTCGATTCGTGTTCAGGCCAATTAATGCATTAAAAAAGGCAGCCCGCAGGCTGCCTTAGTTCTCCCCAACATCTTACGGCTTAACTGTTACGGATGTATTCATCCATTTCAGTTTTCAGGTTATCGGACTTGGTGCCGAAAATAGCCTGAACACCAGAACCCGCAACCACCACGCCTGCTGCACCCAGTTTCTTCAGGCCAGCCTGATCCACTTTGGCGACGTCAGCCACGCTGACACGCAGACGCGTAATGCACGCATCGAGGTTAGTGATGTTTTCTTTTCCGCCGAAAGCAGCAACCAGGGCCGGAGCCATTTCACCCGTTGCGCCCGCTTTGCTGTCTTCAGTCGCGTCTTCACGACCCGGTGTTTTCAGGTCCAGCGCTTTGATCAGCACACGGAAGATGGTGTAGTAGGCGATAGCATAGCCAGCACCGACAATTGGGAACAGCCACAGTTTGCTGCTGTTACCGGACAGAACGATAAAGTCGATCAGACCATGAGAGAACGACGTACCGTCACGCATACCCAGCAGGATACAGATCGGGAATGCCAGGCCTGCCAGAATCGCGTGGATGATGTACAGGATCGGCGCCACGAACATGAAGGAGAACTCGATCGGCTCGGTAATACCGGTCAGGAACGAGGTCAGCGCCGCGGAGATCATGATACCGCCCACTTTCGCGCGGTTTTCTGGTTTTGCAGAATGCCAGATAGCAATAGCGGCAGCCGGCAGACCGTACATTTTGAACAGGAAGCCACCAGACAGCATGCCCGCAGTCGGGTCACCCGCCATATAGCGAGGGATATCGCCGTGGAACACCTGGCCCGCAGCGTTGGTGTATTCGCCAATCTGCATCTGGAATGGAACGTTCCAGATATGGTGCAGACCAAACGGTACCAGGCAGCGTTCAATGAAGCCGTAGATACCGAACGCCACAACCGGGTTCTGGTATGCAGCCCATTGGGAGAATGTCTGGATAGCAGTACCGATCGGCGGCCAAATGAAGGACAGGACCACACCCGTAAAGATGGCAGCCAGACCAGAAATAATTGGAACGAAGCGCTTACCGGCAAAGAAGCCAAGATACTCAGGCAGTTTGATACGGTAGAAACGGTTGAACATATACGCTGCTATCGCACCGGAGATAATCCCCCCGAGAACACCCGTATCAGCAAGGTGTTTAGCTGCGATCTCTTCAGCAGGTAAATGCAGAACCAGCGGCGCAACCACAGCCATGGTCTTGACCATGATGCCGTAGGCAACCACTGAAGCCAGTGCGGAAACACCGTCATTGTTGGTGAAGCCTAACGCGACACCGATGGCAAAAATCAACGGCATGTTTGCAAAAACAGAACCGCCTGCTTCTGCCATAACGTGCGATACAACGGCTGGCAGCCAGCTGAAGTTAGCGGAACCGACGCCCAGCAGGATACCTGCGATCGGGAGTACGGATACCGGCAGCATCAGCGATTTACCGACCTTTTGCAGGTTAGCAAATGCATTCTTAAACATAATTAGGAGTGCTCCTGAGTATTTGTGCTTATACACTTCATCCTTCAAACCGCCTCAGTGTTGGCTGCGCTCGTTCATCCCAGTCACTTACTTAAGTAAGCTCCTGCAATTCACTCACTTGCCGCCTTGATGCTGCTTGAATGATTTTGCGTATTCTACGTTCTCACGCATTGGCGAGGGGGGAGAACCTCGCCGTGAACAGGGCATCTAAGTACCCTTTATTTATTACACAGAGTAAAATAATTCAGCTTATTTTTGTTTGACGGCTATCACAATTCAGCTGTGGATAGCCGTAAAATTCGCACAATCCGATAAAATGAGTATCTGAATGTGTCTAACTGGTTATTCACCGCCCATTTTATGGCGGTGAACTTTACTCGGTTTACTTATTAATTACGAGCTTTAAAAAAACTCAATTAACGGATAGATTGCAGGCGAGAAGCGTTGATGTGAAACAGGCGGGCAAAGTTATCAGTGGTGATTTGCGCCAGTTCTTCAACGGCAACACCTTTCAATACGGCCATATACTCTGCGACATCACGAACCATGGCGGGCTGGTTCTCTTTACCACGATGCGGTACCGGCGCAAGGTACGGAGAGTCAGTCTCAACTAACAAGCGATCCAAAGGAACATAGCGCGCGGCGTCGCGTAACTGTTCGGCGTTACGGAACGTGACGATGCCGGAAAAAGAGATATAGAATCCGAGATCCAGCAATTTGCCCGCAGTTTCCCTGTCCTCTGTAAAACAGTGTAGTACGCCGCCACAATCCGTCACGTTTTCTTCTCGCAGAATCGATAGCGTATCGGCTCGCGCATCACGGGTATGGACGATCACTGGTTTTTGCAGTTCGCGGCCAATCTGAATGTGATGAATGAACGACTCCTGCTGACGCACTTTGGTTTCCGGGGTGTAGAAATAGTCCAGCCCGGTTTCCCCCATCGCCACCACGCCGTCTTCCGCGGCAAAGCGACGCAGGTCTTCTACATCATAGGTTTCATCCTGATTTAACGGATGTACACCGCAGGAGAACACCACATTATCGCGCTCGCCAACCAGGTCACGCATATTGCGGTATCCGGGTAAGGTGGTCGCTACGGCAAGACAAAACTTCACATCACGCGCTGCCGCTTTCGCCAGCACGTCATCCACGTCCTTATGCAGAGATTGATAATCCAGGCCATCAAGATGGCAGTGTGAGTCGACTAAAAACATAATGTCTCTCTCAAAGATGGGGAACAGGCAGTACGGCGCCTGGTTGCAGGTAATGCTCAATACGCAGGATAAGATCGGTTAATACCAGTTCACGATTGACGCCCGTCACGTTGAGCAGTTGCTGACGGCAGTGGCACACATCACCCAGCATCGCCTGAATCTGCGCCACGGAGAACCGTTCAGCAATGGATGAAATCAACGCCAGTGCATCAGGGTTAGTTAAATGGGCAGCACCATACGGACGTTTGAGCGCATCCGTAAACAGCGTTGCCAGCCAGTGTAAGCGGGCTGCAGCTTGTTCATGGTTGAGCGCCGCCAGCAGCTGATACCAGTCGCCGGAATGCAAGGTGTTCGCCAGTGCCGCGCAAAAATCGCTACGGTGCGCCCAGCTTTCTGCCTGAAGCAACATTAGTGCCGCTCCAGGAGACCCGGCGCTCAGGCGTAGTGCGCTAAGAAGTGCATCCTGCGGGGCAGTCACTTCGCGGGCCAACCAGGAAACCGCATACGATTCCTCCGGGGGAGCAAGGTGATGCAATCGACAACGGCTGCGTAATGTGGCAAGTAAGCGTGCCGGCTCGGTAGTAGCCAGGAAAAACCACGTTTGCGCCGGCGGCTCTTCTAACGTCTTTAGCAGGGCATTGGCTGCCGCATCCGTTAACTGGGCAGCATCGGGGATCCACACCACTTTGGCACCGCCCAGACGCGAATGTTCGTACAGCTTTTCAGTGACTTCACGCACCGCGTCAACACCCAGCGTGTTCTTTCCTTTTTCCGGCAGCAGAGAATAATAGTCAGGATGCGTTCCTGCCTGCATCAACTGGCAACCACGGCAACGTCCGCAGCTTTTATGCCCTTCCGGCTGCTGGCACATCAGATAGCGACTCAGGGCGTAAATCAGCGCGTCGTCACCCATACCGGGTAACGCCTGAATCAGTAACGCATGGTGACCGCGACCCGCCAGGTAACTGGCGACAAGTTTTTCAAAATCGGGTCGTAACCATGGATACCATTTCATGCGCCCTGCTCCTGTACCCAGTGGGTAATGGTGCTACGGATATCATTCATGACAGCTTCAAGCGGCTGCGTGGCATCTATGGTACGGATACTGGGATCTATCGCCGCCAGTTCCAGATAGCGGGCACGGGTGCGATTAAAGAAGTCAAAAGACTCCTGTTCAATGCGGTCCAGCTCACCACGAGCACGGGCACGCTTTAAACCCAATTCAGGCGTCACATCCAGATAGAGCGTCAGGTCCGGGCGAAAATCACCGAGTACCGCATCACGCAGAGTGGCCAGCATCGTTTGGTCGATGCCACGGCCACCGCCCTGATAGGCCTGGGTCGACAGATCGTGACGGTCGCCAATCACCCAGGCACCTTTTGCCAACGCAGGCTTAATGACGGTTTCGACCAGCTGAACACGTGCGGCGTAGAACATCAGCACTTCCGCTTTATCGGTAATCACTTCGTCACCGACCGACTTGATGTCCAGCACCAGGCTTCTTAATTTCTCTGCCAGCTGGGTCCCACCTGGCTCGCGGGTAAACACCATGTCGCGGATACCGAGTTGCTCAAGTGTCTCCACCACTACATCCCGCGCGGTAGTTTTTCCGGCGCCTTCCAGGCCCTCGATGACGATATAATTACTGCCCATTTTTTTCCTTAAGCACTTTCAGATAATCCTGCACAGATCGGTTGTGGCTGGCAAGATTGGTATTAAACGTGTGACCACCTTTACCGTCAGCCACGAAATAGAGATACGGTGTTTTTGCCGGATGCGCGGCGGCCTGCAATGAGGCTTCGCCCGGCATAGCAATCGGGCCTGGCGGCAGCCCGGTAATGGTGTAGGTGTTATACGCAGTCGGCGTTTCCAGGTCGGCGCGCGACAATTTACCATTATACCGTGTGCCCATCCCGTAAATCACGGTCGGATCGGTCTGTAAGCGCATGCCAATACGTAAACGGTTTATAAACACCGAGGCCACCTGATCGCGCTCGCTGGCGACAGCGGTTTCTTTTTCAATAATAGAGGCCATGGTCACCAGCTGATTTTTGTCGGTATACGGTAGACCTTCGGCACGCCCTTCCCAGGCAGTATCAACAGCTTTGACCATTTTCTGGTGTGCACGCTTCAGCAGCGCCACATCCGAGGTGTTGGCGGTATACATCCAGGTATCCGGCCAGAACCAGCCTTCCACCCATTCCGGGTTCTCCAGCTTCAGCG of the Citrobacter freundii genome contains:
- a CDS encoding helix-turn-helix transcriptional regulator; the protein is MVQIKTDKHPKLIRLPEVKRRTGYGKTWIYTLIREGKFPKQVKTGLRSIAFIESEIDEWIYQVISDSRNHI
- a CDS encoding DUF6387 family protein, whose translation is MTTQKEMEEIRTALSWFDVRRYDGLKDLTLEQIYAELERRMLAYKTRQQWDTAGKSNQMQAIYHEAKIQCGDAILESEWISDNQRLSHSYAVRPMTRTSLFNYGRAMYHLETSEQTDPVAVSSDYISEYLKQGGMNPANKMLIEIDLEEASSDDLAEHLQVLIALWQKHLKTPKPPKRKFRFGHKTFERILDYKVIPLMDLISWEQLYNESKNIPFNILADILHGTGGVRSRDNIKDTDYDYAKSYLDKDEYFKVLNDFYIKNNMLKDWKITEVITFNDKATDKNKK
- the shiA gene encoding shikimate transporter, with protein sequence MDSTLISASPQEDSSLHHRDRARRAALGSFAGAVVDWYDFLLYGITAALVFNREFFPQVSPAMGTLAAFATFGVGFLFRPLGGVIFGHFGDRLGRKRMLMLTVWVMGIATALIGIIPSFDTIGWWAPVLLVTLRAIQGFAVGGEWGGAALLSVESAPKNKKAFYSSGVQVGYGVGLLLSTGLVSLISSQTTDEQFLSWGWRIPFLFSIVLVLGALWMRNRMDESAEFEQQKQEPLPEKKRLPVVEALIRHPGAFLKIIALRLCELLTMYIVTAFALNYSTQNLGLPRELFLNIGLLVGGLSCLTIPCFAWLADRFGRRRVYITGALVGTLCAFPFFMALEAQSIFWIVFFAIMLANIAHDMVVCVQQPMFTGLFGASYRYSGAGVGYQVASVVGGGFTPFIAAALVTFSGGNWHSVAIYLMAGCLISAATAILMKDKPHG
- a CDS encoding AMP nucleosidase, with the protein product MNNKGSSLTPAQALDKLDALYEQSVKALRSAIGKYIETGTLPDIIARDKGLFVYPSLSVTWDGSATNPPKTRAYGRFTHAGCYTTTITRPSLFRPYLEEQLTLLYQDYDAHISVEPSQHEIPYPYVIDGSELTLDRSMSAGLTRHFPTTELSQIGDETADGTFHPAEFSPLSHFDARRVDFSLARLRHYTGTPVEHFQPFVLFTNYTRYVDEFVRWGCSQILDPDSPYIALSCAGGIWITAETEAPEEAISDLAWKKHQMPAWHLITADGQGITLVNIGVGPSNAKTICDHLAVLRPDVWLMIGHCGGLRESQAIGDYVLAHAYLRDDHVLDAVLPPDIPIPSIAEVQRALYDATKEVSGMPGEEVKQRLRTGTVVTTDDRNWELRYSASALRFNLSRAVAIDMESATIAAQGYRFRVPYGTLLCVSDKPLHGEIKLPGQANRFYEGAISEHLQIGIRAIDRLRAEGDRLHSRKLRTFNEPPFR
- a CDS encoding aminopeptidase P family protein produces the protein MHNSTPLSALRNLLLAQGLDGMIVPRADAHQSEDCTPHDNKLAWLTGFSGSAGLALVLRDRALMFVDGRYQVQVRNEVSLDDFEIHHLHDEPLADYLQTHVPAGTRIGFEPLLMVNSQFEALSATHCELVALETDPFDTVWLDRPAAPCGIIREMPIEISGESSAQKRARIVEQLAQQQADFLAITLPDNIAWLLNVRGSDLNMVPVPFSFALLHRSGELEWFVDANKTQQLPEALLNALTISPQEDFLSRCQQLAHGKRFLVDKDYAPVALRFAIEQHGGELLWAPDPITLIKAHKNDTELAGYRECHEQDGAAWVNFLAWLAHEVPLREAAGNPVTELEAQEKQLAFRQQQPGFIEQSFGTISASASNAAMCHYHSSEKTNTPITSQAMYLNDSGGQYQNGTTDTTRTLAFGPQDPQRRLHYTAVLKGFLSLITLQFPSGTQGHQLDAFSRRALWALGLDYDHGTGHGVGHQLLIHEQPHRIAKKVNPWPLVAGNIITIEPGYYLAGQYGIRIENQVEIIDSRPGFCRFSTLTLVPIDLNLVELHLLSESEKQWIDDYHQQVRETLSPRVNSDARPWLFAATASIRVQAN
- the ptsG gene encoding PTS glucose transporter subunit IIBC encodes the protein MFKNAFANLQKVGKSLMLPVSVLPIAGILLGVGSANFSWLPAVVSHVMAEAGGSVFANMPLIFAIGVALGFTNNDGVSALASVVAYGIMVKTMAVVAPLVLHLPAEEIAAKHLADTGVLGGIISGAIAAYMFNRFYRIKLPEYLGFFAGKRFVPIISGLAAIFTGVVLSFIWPPIGTAIQTFSQWAAYQNPVVAFGIYGFIERCLVPFGLHHIWNVPFQMQIGEYTNAAGQVFHGDIPRYMAGDPTAGMLSGGFLFKMYGLPAAAIAIWHSAKPENRAKVGGIMISAALTSFLTGITEPIEFSFMFVAPILYIIHAILAGLAFPICILLGMRDGTSFSHGLIDFIVLSGNSSKLWLFPIVGAGYAIAYYTIFRVLIKALDLKTPGREDATEDSKAGATGEMAPALVAAFGGKENITNLDACITRLRVSVADVAKVDQAGLKKLGAAGVVVAGSGVQAIFGTKSDNLKTEMDEYIRNS
- a CDS encoding metal-dependent hydrolase, producing the protein MFLVDSHCHLDGLDYQSLHKDVDDVLAKAAARDVKFCLAVATTLPGYRNMRDLVGERDNVVFSCGVHPLNQDETYDVEDLRRFAAEDGVVAMGETGLDYFYTPETKVRQQESFIHHIQIGRELQKPVIVHTRDARADTLSILREENVTDCGGVLHCFTEDRETAGKLLDLGFYISFSGIVTFRNAEQLRDAARYVPLDRLLVETDSPYLAPVPHRGKENQPAMVRDVAEYMAVLKGVAVEELAQITTDNFARLFHINASRLQSIR
- the holB gene encoding DNA polymerase III subunit delta' encodes the protein MKWYPWLRPDFEKLVASYLAGRGHHALLIQALPGMGDDALIYALSRYLMCQQPEGHKSCGRCRGCQLMQAGTHPDYYSLLPEKGKNTLGVDAVREVTEKLYEHSRLGGAKVVWIPDAAQLTDAAANALLKTLEEPPAQTWFFLATTEPARLLATLRSRCRLHHLAPPEESYAVSWLAREVTAPQDALLSALRLSAGSPGAALMLLQAESWAHRSDFCAALANTLHSGDWYQLLAALNHEQAAARLHWLATLFTDALKRPYGAAHLTNPDALALISSIAERFSVAQIQAMLGDVCHCRQQLLNVTGVNRELVLTDLILRIEHYLQPGAVLPVPHL
- the tmk gene encoding dTMP kinase, with protein sequence MGSNYIVIEGLEGAGKTTARDVVVETLEQLGIRDMVFTREPGGTQLAEKLRSLVLDIKSVGDEVITDKAEVLMFYAARVQLVETVIKPALAKGAWVIGDRHDLSTQAYQGGGRGIDQTMLATLRDAVLGDFRPDLTLYLDVTPELGLKRARARGELDRIEQESFDFFNRTRARYLELAAIDPSIRTIDATQPLEAVMNDIRSTITHWVQEQGA
- the yceG gene encoding cell division protein YceG: MKKLLRVVVLLLVVLGIATGVGMWKVRHLADSKLLIKDETIFTLKAGTGRLALGEQLYADKVINRPRVFQWLLRIEPDLSHFKAGTYRLTPDMTVREMLQLLESGKEAQFPLRLVEGMRLSDYLKQLRDAPYIKHTLSDDNYATVAEALKLENPEWVEGWFWPDTWMYTANTSDVALLKRAHQKMVKAVDTAWEGRAEGLPYTDKNQLVTMASIIEKETAVASERDQVASVFINRLRIGMRLQTDPTVIYGMGTRYNGKLSRADLETPTAYNTYTITGLPPGPIAMPGEASLQAAAHPAKTPYLYFVADGKGGHTFNTNLASHNRSVQDYLKVLKEKNGQ